The Lycium barbarum isolate Lr01 chromosome 10, ASM1917538v2, whole genome shotgun sequence genome includes a region encoding these proteins:
- the LOC132615531 gene encoding uncharacterized protein LOC132615531 — MAPRLNIDRITTDTPDWTSKVQIIDMSRERENPEKKIRLQNLILEDEEEQQIKAVLYGDDIGYAEKVQISETYLIFAARVRVSPTLYGKPMHKFYWVLDKETIVEHVKPTDEHEKPLPPSTKLNITTFDRIVYMTPHSSVEISIPLLPIISKLNYICLYI; from the exons ATGGCACCAAGATTAAACATTGATCGAATAACAACCGACACGCCAGATTGGACTTCCAAAGTCCAAATTATCGACATGAGCCGTGAGCGAGAAAATCCTGAGAAGAAAATCAGATTACAAAATTTAATTTTGGAAGATGAAGAG GAGCAGCAAATTAAGGCCGTTCTGTATGGTGATGATATTGGGTATGCAGAGAAGGTTCAAATCTCGGAGACATATCTGATTTTCGCTGCAAGAGTTCGAGTTTCGCCCACTTTATACGGTAAACCAATGCACAAGTTTTATTGGGTACTCGACAAAGAAACTATAGTTGAACATGTCAAGCCAACTGACGAGCATGAGAAACCACTCCCACCATCAACTAAGCTGAATATCACAACTTTTGATCGCATCGTTTATATGACTCCTCATTCTTCTGTAGAAATTAGTATACCACTCCTACCAATTATTAGCAAGCTCAATTATATATGCTTATACATTTAA
- the LOC132613686 gene encoding 2-alkenal reductase (NADP(+)-dependent)-like, which produces MAKQVSNKQVILKHYVTGYLKESDMVFKNTTIKLDDQKGSNAVILKNLYLSCDSYMRSRMRKLEGSYVESFTPGSPITGYGVAKVLGSGNSNFQKGELVWGMTGWEEYSIVTKATDQTLFKIHDKDVPLSYYTGILGMPGITAYAGFYELCSPKKGETVFVSGASGVVGQLVGQFAKMIGCYVVGSAGSKEKVDLLKSKFGFDEAFNYKEEQDLDAALKRCFPDGIDIYFENVGGKMLDAVLLNMKLHGHIAACGMLSQNNLEQTEGVHNLSCLITKRIRMEGFIVFDYFHLYPKYLEMIIPLIKAGNIVYVEDIAEGLESAPSALVGLFSGRNIGKQVVRVSRE; this is translated from the exons ATGGCAAAACAAGTGAGCAACAAACAGGTCATTCTAAAACACTATGTCACTGGTTACCTTAAGGAATCAGACATGGTATTCAAGAATACAACCATTAAACTGGATGATCAAAAAGGTTCTAATGCTGTGATTTTGAAGAATCTTTACTTGTCCTGTGACTCTTACATGCGTTCCCGCATGAGGAAACTTGAGGGTAGCTATGTTGAGTCCTTCACTCCTGGCTCT CCTATCACGGGATATGGAGTGGCTAAAGTTTTGGGGTCTGGTAATTCAAACTTCCAGAAAGGGGAATTAGTTTGGGGAATGACTGGGTGGGAGGAGTATAGTATTGTAACTAAAGCTACCGATCAGACTCTGTTTAAAATTCATGACAAGGATGTGCCTCTTTCCTACTATACAGGAATCCTTG GGATGCCTGGGATAACAGCTTATGCTGGTTTTTATGAGCTTTGCTCACCCAAGAAGGGTGAAACTGTCTTTGTTTCAGGTGCTTCTGGAGTAGTTGGTCAGCTTGTTGGGCAATTTGCAAAGATGATCGGTTGCTATGTTGTTGGTAGTGCTGGTAGCAAAGAAAAG GTTGATCTATTGAAGAGCAAGTTTGGCTTTGATGAAGCTTTTAACTACAAAGAGGAGCAGGATTTAGATGCAGCTTTGAAGAG GTGCTTCCCTGATGGAATTGACATATACTTTGAGAATGTTGGAGGGAAGATGCTTGATGCAGTTCTTCTGAATATGAAACTCCATGGCCATATTGCTGCGTGTGGGATGCTTTCGCAAAACAACCTTGAGCAGACTGAAGGAGTGCACAACTTGTCCTGCCTCATCACAAAACGAATCCGCATGGAGGGATTTATTGTTTTTGATTACTTTCATCTCTACCCGAAATATTTGGAAATGATCATTCCACTAATAAAGGCTGGTAACATTGTGTATGTGGAGGACATAGCTGAAGGTCTCGAAAGTGCTCCTAGTGCTCTAGTTGGTCTCTTCTCAGGTCGCAATATTGGAAAGCAAGTTGTGAGGGTTTCGCGTGAATAA